From Acidobacteriota bacterium, the proteins below share one genomic window:
- a CDS encoding PadR family transcriptional regulator, protein MSYMEARVLDRELKKGSAELLILSLVEVRPRHGYEISKLIESRSDGVLKFNVASLYPLLYRLEKRGWIQGRWVEKAGQRRRRYYKLTREGRKVLAAQRSGWEEFVAAINRITGAERA, encoded by the coding sequence ATGTCATATATGGAAGCCAGGGTGCTCGATCGCGAATTGAAAAAAGGCAGCGCGGAATTGCTGATCCTCTCACTGGTTGAAGTCAGACCGCGGCACGGTTACGAGATCAGCAAGCTCATCGAGTCTCGCTCGGACGGCGTGCTCAAATTCAACGTTGCTTCGCTGTATCCGCTTCTGTACCGGCTGGAGAAACGCGGATGGATTCAAGGCCGCTGGGTTGAAAAGGCCGGTCAGCGCCGCCGGCGTTACTACAAACTGACTCGCGAAGGCAGGAAGGTATTGGCGGCGCAGCGCAGCGGCTGGGAAGAATTCGTGGCTGCAATCAATCGCATTACGGGGGCGGAACGTGCCTGA
- a CDS encoding tetratricopeptide repeat protein, translated as MLLTGSTSDSRRSTQSRRFCLSRRTLMSGSLSTAQQYLDKGLVFYNKGWLDESINSFRMAIEMRNGNFPRAFYQLARALLDAGDIGGAIDALRSSIEQQPDNPDAYYSLGLTLARRGEYAEAIDAYRKAVEQRGGNHPWACHNLGIALLRRGDFNEAVGAFNRAIEQRNGEFPKAWHNLGIAFARQGDLEQAAGAFRKALDQRHGNYPDTHFELGRVLVEKGDLPGAVEAIRAAVEQRRSPFPQAHFELSRALFGLGQLEEAIIESRAAIEQQAVYPEAHYALGRALARRGDLKEAIESYRTGIAQREHFPWAYHNLGVALARLGNLDEAVEAYRKAIEQNPRFPRAHYDLGNALYSLSRVSDATEEFSAAIALRGGSYPDAHYELGRIYAGEQKLDLAIASLRTAISQNENFPEAHHELGLALYRSGKLPDSVAAFRAAIGQRGGDFARAHHNLGLSLADLGVLDEATKEFRLAIDQQPTFPRAFRSLGRTLYRSGDMEGAVAALRTAVDQRDGEFPEAYHDLGLAYFSKGQLDESIGAQRKALEQSKEFSEAYFWLGTAYNAKGEVKKAIEAYNGAIANRRGPYPDAHYNLGLAHARINELAEAITSYRAALAENEAFPAAHYSLGAALLDTEQLDEAIVELRRAIALNGEMPWAHHRLGLALYQTGELDESIHELRSAIKQQPVFPEAHLNLARSLYDHGDLAGVVDTCEKVIAGHGREFPEAHHLLGRALYELGDLDSAVGALGSALAANPTIAEAHRDLGRVLYDMGDLDGAISSYRAAIEHRPDYPIAHHDLGLALYEGGDLEDAAASLRRATAALGDGFPAAWHNLGVTLYDLGEIDEAIASYKTAIEQRGGRYAEAHYNLGNALYARGEIEESVRAYETAIEQQHGNFPDAHRNLGNALARLGDLDRAADSLKRAITQGDAAADAHHDLGLVLYGRGQLEEAIHEFQTALDLRAGNDAEAHRNLGRALYESGALEEARKEFETAITQREGTAAARETAPPQQADGMTAILGSESVKSAAAHGDTTIIAAAPRTPATPSFPEAHLDLGRVLYDLGESTQAIAELQKAVEGRSVFPRAHYELGRALIRAGRLAEAVTALKTAVEQQGGVFAEAHFQNGLLLSRQGDVESALDAYQIAIKQSGGVYPEAYYHMGLDHMRVRNTEEAVKAYRKAIEQRGGYYPEAHQDLGRVLYSMGDLEAANEEYSIAVRQRSPRQPEAAGDGDARGGGKARKIRRSEAAEELPTALRQAPAAADAGKGAETMAEHVPVREASTRSARKE; from the coding sequence ATCCTCCTCACCGGATCAACCAGTGACTCCAGACGCTCCACTCAGAGTCGGCGATTTTGTCTCTCAAGGAGAACTCTTATGAGCGGTTCCCTCAGCACGGCACAGCAATACCTGGACAAAGGTCTGGTCTTTTACAACAAGGGATGGCTAGACGAGTCGATCAACAGCTTTCGCATGGCCATCGAGATGCGCAACGGCAACTTTCCTCGAGCTTTCTATCAGCTTGCGCGCGCGCTTTTGGATGCCGGCGACATCGGCGGCGCCATCGACGCGCTCCGTTCATCAATAGAACAGCAACCCGATAACCCCGACGCCTATTACTCGCTCGGACTCACGCTGGCCCGGCGTGGTGAGTATGCCGAAGCCATCGACGCGTACCGCAAAGCCGTCGAGCAGCGCGGCGGCAATCATCCATGGGCCTGTCATAATCTCGGCATAGCTCTCCTTCGGCGCGGCGATTTTAACGAAGCGGTCGGCGCGTTCAATCGCGCGATCGAACAACGCAACGGCGAGTTCCCGAAGGCGTGGCATAACCTGGGCATCGCGTTTGCGCGCCAGGGCGATCTGGAACAGGCGGCTGGCGCTTTTCGCAAGGCGCTCGACCAGCGCCACGGCAACTACCCCGACACCCACTTCGAGCTTGGCCGGGTGTTGGTCGAAAAAGGCGACCTGCCCGGCGCCGTCGAAGCGATCCGCGCGGCGGTCGAGCAGCGGCGCTCGCCTTTCCCGCAAGCGCACTTCGAGTTGAGCCGCGCGCTGTTTGGATTGGGACAGCTCGAAGAAGCAATCATCGAGTCTCGCGCGGCCATCGAACAGCAGGCCGTCTACCCCGAAGCGCACTACGCGTTGGGACGAGCGCTTGCGCGGCGGGGAGATTTGAAAGAAGCGATCGAGTCTTATCGAACCGGCATTGCGCAACGCGAACATTTCCCCTGGGCTTATCACAATCTCGGCGTAGCCCTGGCTCGCCTGGGCAATCTCGATGAGGCTGTCGAAGCCTATCGAAAAGCCATCGAGCAGAACCCGCGGTTCCCGCGCGCCCACTACGATCTGGGCAATGCGCTATACAGCCTCAGTCGCGTTTCGGACGCAACCGAAGAATTCAGCGCGGCAATCGCATTGCGCGGCGGAAGCTATCCCGACGCCCATTACGAGCTCGGACGAATCTACGCCGGCGAGCAGAAGCTCGATCTGGCGATTGCATCGCTTCGAACCGCGATCTCGCAGAACGAGAACTTCCCCGAGGCTCATCATGAACTCGGGCTGGCGCTCTATCGCAGCGGCAAGCTTCCGGACTCGGTTGCTGCGTTCCGCGCGGCGATCGGACAGCGGGGTGGGGACTTCGCCCGGGCGCATCACAACCTCGGCCTGTCGCTTGCGGATCTTGGAGTGCTCGACGAAGCGACGAAGGAATTCAGGCTGGCCATCGATCAGCAGCCCACCTTTCCGCGAGCGTTTCGAAGCCTGGGCCGCACGCTTTATCGATCGGGCGATATGGAAGGCGCGGTAGCCGCGTTGCGCACGGCGGTCGACCAACGAGACGGTGAGTTTCCCGAAGCCTATCACGATTTGGGATTGGCCTACTTCAGCAAAGGTCAGCTCGACGAATCGATCGGCGCGCAGCGAAAAGCACTCGAACAATCAAAGGAGTTTTCGGAAGCGTACTTCTGGCTCGGCACCGCGTACAACGCCAAGGGCGAAGTCAAAAAAGCGATCGAGGCTTACAACGGCGCGATCGCCAATCGGCGCGGACCGTATCCCGACGCGCACTACAATCTCGGCCTTGCCCACGCGCGAATCAACGAGTTGGCTGAGGCGATTACATCCTACCGCGCCGCACTCGCAGAAAACGAAGCGTTCCCAGCGGCGCACTACAGCCTGGGCGCGGCGCTGCTCGACACCGAGCAGCTTGACGAGGCCATAGTCGAGCTTCGCCGTGCGATTGCGTTGAACGGCGAGATGCCGTGGGCTCATCACCGCCTGGGCCTGGCGCTGTATCAAACCGGCGAGCTCGATGAGTCGATTCACGAGCTTCGCAGCGCGATCAAGCAGCAGCCGGTGTTTCCCGAGGCTCATCTGAATCTTGCTCGCTCGCTCTACGATCACGGTGACCTTGCCGGTGTGGTTGATACTTGCGAGAAGGTGATCGCCGGGCACGGCAGGGAGTTCCCCGAAGCGCACCATTTGCTGGGCCGCGCGCTCTATGAGCTTGGCGATCTGGACTCTGCGGTTGGCGCGCTGGGCTCGGCCCTCGCGGCAAACCCAACGATAGCCGAAGCCCATCGCGATCTGGGCCGGGTGCTCTACGATATGGGTGATCTGGACGGCGCGATCAGCTCTTACCGCGCGGCGATCGAGCACCGGCCCGACTATCCGATCGCCCATCACGATCTGGGGCTTGCGCTTTACGAAGGAGGCGACCTTGAAGACGCGGCTGCAAGTCTTCGCCGCGCAACGGCGGCGCTGGGAGACGGATTCCCCGCGGCCTGGCACAACCTCGGAGTCACGCTTTACGACCTCGGTGAGATCGATGAAGCAATCGCTTCGTATAAGACCGCGATTGAGCAACGCGGCGGCCGATATGCCGAAGCTCATTACAATCTTGGCAACGCGCTCTACGCGCGAGGTGAGATCGAAGAGTCCGTCCGCGCTTACGAGACGGCGATCGAACAGCAGCACGGCAACTTCCCCGACGCGCATCGCAATCTCGGAAACGCGCTCGCTCGGCTGGGCGATTTGGACCGCGCGGCTGATTCCTTGAAGCGAGCGATCACGCAGGGCGATGCCGCGGCGGACGCTCATCACGATCTTGGGCTGGTGCTTTACGGCCGGGGCCAACTCGAAGAAGCAATTCATGAGTTTCAAACCGCGCTTGATCTTCGCGCAGGCAACGACGCCGAAGCTCACCGCAATCTCGGCCGCGCGCTTTATGAAAGCGGCGCGCTCGAAGAGGCGCGTAAGGAGTTCGAGACGGCCATCACTCAACGCGAAGGAACGGCTGCAGCGCGAGAGACCGCGCCTCCCCAACAGGCCGATGGGATGACGGCGATCCTTGGAAGCGAGAGCGTCAAATCTGCCGCGGCACACGGGGACACAACCATCATTGCCGCGGCTCCTCGAACGCCAGCCACTCCTTCGTTCCCGGAGGCTCATTTGGATCTCGGCCGCGTGCTTTATGATCTAGGCGAGAGCACCCAGGCGATCGCTGAACTACAGAAGGCTGTCGAGGGCCGCAGCGTGTTCCCTCGCGCGCACTACGAGCTTGGGCGCGCGCTGATTCGCGCCGGGCGGCTTGCAGAGGCGGTGACTGCGCTGAAGACCGCCGTTGAACAGCAAGGCGGCGTCTTTGCGGAGGCCCATTTCCAGAACGGCTTGCTGCTGTCGCGGCAGGGCGATGTCGAATCAGCGCTCGACGCTTATCAGATCGCGATCAAGCAATCGGGCGGAGTTTATCCCGAAGCCTATTACCACATGGGCCTGGATCATATGCGAGTACGCAACACCGAAGAGGCTGTCAAAGCCTATCGCAAGGCAATCGAACAGCGCGGGGGCTACTACCCGGAGGCGCATCAGGATCTCGGGCGAGTATTGTACTCGATGGGAGATCTCGAGGCGGCCAACGAAGAGTATTCGATCGCAGTTCGTCAGCGGTCTCCCCGCCAGCCGGAAGCCGCGGGGGATGGCGACGCGCGAGGCGGAGGCAAAGCGCGCAAAATACGGCGCAGCGAAGCGGCCGAAGAACTCCCTACCGCGCTGAGGCAGGCGCCAGCCGCCGCTGACGCGGGGAAGGGCGCCGAGACGATGGCCGAACACGTGCCGGTTAGAGAGGCTTCGACTCGCAGCGCTCGCAAAGAATGA
- a CDS encoding phosphatase PAP2 family protein, with amino-acid sequence MTNQRSSDSDANSKDTDGAEMIVSPPRIARRARWAAMVFLATLSMYAVLGLLAHRYAYFEWDLALARSIQSISLPGFDTAMIALSLLGDGWIAWPLVIATGLAMIKAGLRVEGVMCMAGAASGSTANLLFKLLIGRPRPTEILVHVARVYRHESFPSGHVFFFVEFFGFLFFLTYVLLERGLWRLASLVVMGLLIALVGVSRVYLGAHWPSDVAGAYLAGGVWLMVMIAVYRRIKAKWPS; translated from the coding sequence ATGACGAATCAACGCTCGTCTGATAGCGATGCGAACAGCAAGGATACCGATGGCGCTGAAATGATTGTCTCACCGCCGCGCATTGCGAGGAGAGCCAGGTGGGCTGCGATGGTCTTCCTGGCGACCCTCAGCATGTATGCTGTGCTGGGGCTGCTCGCTCATCGCTATGCGTACTTCGAGTGGGACCTCGCGCTGGCGCGTAGCATTCAATCCATCTCGCTGCCCGGTTTCGATACGGCGATGATCGCCTTATCGCTGTTGGGTGACGGTTGGATCGCGTGGCCGCTGGTCATCGCCACGGGTCTTGCGATGATCAAGGCGGGGCTGCGTGTGGAGGGCGTGATGTGTATGGCAGGAGCGGCCTCCGGATCGACGGCGAACTTGCTCTTTAAGCTCTTGATCGGGCGTCCGCGGCCGACCGAAATACTTGTACACGTGGCTCGCGTCTATCGCCACGAGAGCTTTCCTTCGGGACACGTCTTCTTCTTCGTCGAGTTTTTTGGATTCCTTTTTTTCCTCACGTACGTGCTGCTCGAGCGAGGACTTTGGCGTCTGGCATCGCTCGTCGTGATGGGACTGCTCATCGCGCTTGTCGGCGTGTCGCGCGTGTATCTGGGCGCGCACTGGCCGAGCGATGTAGCAGGCGCATACCTGGCCGGCGGCGTCTGGTTGATGGTTATGATTGCGGTCTACCGGCGGATCAAGGCAAAGTGGCCGAGCTAG
- a CDS encoding VWA domain-containing protein has translation MRLLSSSSLWWLLLGATIVFFYLLKLKRKRTVVPSILLWKQAIEEFEANAPFKKLRRSFLLLVQLLALAALGFALARPVVVTRALASGSTVIIIDSTASMRARDEDAGSRLDRAKQLAREMIDGLAGSDRAAIIESSSRVTVRSPLTSDRAALAHAIDDIQETDAPGVLGDALRLAEQIAKSERDASVVIISDGGSGIAMEAQSSLELSLRAVSPSRETSIRFVRAGSRADNLGIIAMNSRQLSGSTRREMFASIANFGDRPRAFAAELKIEGNLVDARTINLDSNDRSALVFDSLPGEGGLAELRLDVEDDLASDNVAYAFLPSAQRVRVGVAGENPFLIEALAANSDISASTIGATAASISSEFDCFVSEGLGAFEATRPMLLINPPDAAGLWRTTGQHERPEITSVERSHPVNSFLSYSDLHIESVPRREVPSWLKPIVSAGNDPVIWAGDDGRRRVVMIGFDLARSDLPLKVEFPILLANSLSWLAKRDAPSMERAVRTGQPTTVHTQAPAAAITTPGGDTREVAARDGSVVFADTLRAGKYEVKGGTTFAASLLSEAESNTSPRDSIQTRAGEVRGQAETFQTERETWRWIGLFALAVLMVEWWAYHKRIA, from the coding sequence ATGAGACTGCTTTCATCAAGCTCTCTGTGGTGGCTGCTGCTCGGCGCGACTATCGTTTTCTTTTACCTGCTCAAGCTCAAGCGCAAGCGGACGGTCGTACCGAGCATACTTCTCTGGAAGCAAGCCATCGAAGAGTTCGAGGCGAATGCTCCGTTCAAGAAGCTGCGTCGCAGTTTCTTGTTGCTGGTTCAACTTCTCGCCCTCGCCGCTTTAGGCTTCGCTTTAGCGCGGCCGGTGGTCGTCACTCGCGCTCTCGCTTCAGGCAGCACGGTCATAATAATCGACTCGACGGCGAGCATGCGCGCGCGGGATGAGGACGCCGGCTCGCGGCTCGATCGCGCCAAACAGCTTGCCCGTGAGATGATCGACGGCCTCGCCGGCAGCGACCGCGCGGCGATCATCGAAAGCTCATCCCGAGTCACCGTGCGCAGCCCGCTCACGTCGGATCGCGCGGCGCTCGCCCACGCAATCGATGACATTCAAGAGACCGACGCGCCGGGTGTCCTCGGCGATGCCCTCCGGTTGGCTGAGCAGATCGCCAAGAGCGAGCGGGACGCTAGCGTGGTTATCATCAGCGACGGCGGCTCGGGCATCGCGATGGAGGCCCAATCATCACTTGAACTCTCACTGCGAGCAGTGTCGCCTTCGCGCGAGACTTCGATTCGGTTCGTTCGCGCCGGCAGCCGCGCGGATAACCTCGGCATCATCGCGATGAACTCACGACAGCTTTCCGGAAGCACGCGGCGCGAGATGTTCGCTTCGATAGCGAACTTCGGCGACCGCCCCCGAGCCTTCGCCGCCGAGCTGAAGATTGAAGGTAACCTTGTTGATGCGCGAACTATCAACCTCGATTCCAATGATAGGAGCGCGCTGGTCTTTGATTCGCTGCCCGGTGAGGGCGGGTTGGCGGAATTGCGGCTCGACGTCGAAGACGACCTCGCATCCGACAATGTTGCCTATGCTTTCTTGCCCAGCGCGCAGCGTGTTCGAGTTGGTGTAGCCGGCGAGAATCCATTCCTGATCGAAGCGCTCGCGGCCAACTCGGACATCTCCGCGAGTACGATCGGCGCAACCGCGGCCTCAATCAGTTCCGAGTTCGATTGCTTTGTGAGCGAGGGCCTGGGCGCTTTTGAAGCCACCCGCCCAATGTTGCTCATCAACCCTCCGGACGCTGCCGGTCTGTGGCGCACAACAGGTCAGCACGAGCGCCCCGAGATCACTTCGGTCGAGCGCTCGCATCCGGTGAACAGCTTTCTCAGTTATTCGGATCTGCACATCGAAAGTGTCCCGCGGCGCGAAGTGCCGTCGTGGCTAAAACCCATTGTGAGCGCGGGGAACGACCCGGTGATCTGGGCAGGCGATGACGGACGCAGGCGGGTCGTGATGATCGGTTTCGATCTGGCGCGAAGCGACCTGCCGCTCAAAGTCGAGTTCCCAATCCTTCTTGCGAATTCTCTGTCCTGGCTTGCGAAGAGAGATGCGCCTTCCATGGAGCGGGCCGTTCGCACCGGGCAGCCCACAACGGTGCACACTCAAGCGCCGGCCGCTGCGATAACAACGCCGGGCGGCGATACTCGCGAAGTCGCGGCGCGTGATGGCTCGGTCGTTTTCGCGGACACGCTGCGCGCGGGAAAGTATGAGGTCAAGGGGGGAACAACGTTCGCCGCCAGTTTGCTGAGCGAGGCCGAGTCGAACACCTCGCCGCGCGATTCAATCCAGACTCGGGCCGGCGAAGTCCGCGGCCAGGCGGAAACTTTTCAAACTGAGCGCGAAACGTGGCGATGGATTGGTCTCTTCGCGCTCGCGGTGTTGATGGTCGAGTGGTGGGCTTATCACAAGAGAATCGCTTGA
- a CDS encoding VWA domain-containing protein — protein MNDPPTALVGLHLNPCVSMKLDFTNPMALLLLGLIPVALHLARNSLANLSSTRRGISIAARILLLLLIVLALAGLRIRTTSRDLALIFLVDVSASVAQDNRQEIFDFINAETANAGPRDYVGVIAFAREPSVELAPARKAALGDWRITEISSNPKRDYTDIAAALRLAAALVPEDAAGRFVLISDGNENLESSAEEAELLRVAGIEVYTRAIGTTTERGPSRGEIAVRDLDVPGKLDEGEAFDLRVTIDSTRDADATLRVFRNDSVAAERSIHIAADGENVFVLPQRVEQKGFYTYRAEVEAIGSDAFVQNNAREAFAIVEGQPKTLYLYGDARPSPAVVRVLAEGSFAADMRTAQSAPATLAGFQDYDLVIFDNVPASALTAAQMKMVQSYVRDLGGGFVMIGGDQSFGPGGYYKTVIEETLPVSLDVRQKKHLPSLALALVIDKSGSMAGSKMQLTQEAASATVEFLSDRDSVGVIAFDSDPYPVVNLTKVEDKQAIIRQIGTIQALGGTNMHPGLRMARDWLEKSDAQIKHIIVLSDGRSEDGDFRAIARAIRDAGMTLTAVAVGDDADIPMMTMLAEIGGGRFYAADRPDNLPRIFTREASLASRSTIIEDPFVPRLVRPSQATNGIDWSAAPPLGGYIGTAERDSLKSPAITSLISDKDDPVFAIWQYGLGRAAAFTSDAKPRWAAGWMNWPGFGSFWTQAFRDTVRRKSGGGLTPRIEITAGRGHVSVEATAPGGEFKNNLRLRTHIVAPDLSTTDITLDQTAAGRYEGDFAATASGAYLVSVSEDDGQSATTAGAVNSYSPEFNIASQDVDMLARVSEMTGGRVISSDAASVDLFKQPSTKTIPHEIWEALMLAALILLPVDVGVRRVLITREQLAFAQQWIQSKLRRGSSAEPDSAASVSMAKLKDARTRVVLGDAPGNETQPPIESARETLAEQDSKVLASADTSERTEPLASRLLDAKRKRRD, from the coding sequence ATGAACGATCCACCAACTGCGTTGGTGGGATTGCACTTGAATCCTTGTGTGTCGATGAAGCTCGATTTTACCAATCCGATGGCGCTTCTACTTCTCGGCCTGATCCCGGTTGCGCTTCACCTCGCGCGAAACAGCCTTGCCAATCTCTCTTCAACTCGACGCGGGATCAGCATCGCCGCGCGGATCCTGTTGCTTCTGCTCATCGTGCTTGCTCTCGCCGGATTGCGAATAAGAACGACCTCGCGCGATCTCGCTTTGATCTTTCTGGTGGATGTGTCCGCGAGCGTCGCCCAGGACAACCGGCAGGAGATTTTCGACTTCATCAACGCTGAAACCGCCAACGCCGGGCCTCGCGATTACGTCGGCGTGATAGCGTTCGCGCGCGAACCTTCGGTCGAGTTGGCCCCCGCTCGCAAGGCGGCGCTCGGCGATTGGCGCATAACGGAAATCAGTTCGAATCCAAAACGCGACTACACCGACATCGCCGCGGCGTTGAGACTCGCAGCCGCGCTGGTCCCGGAAGACGCAGCGGGTAGATTCGTTCTGATCTCCGACGGCAACGAGAACCTCGAGAGCTCAGCCGAAGAGGCCGAGCTTCTCCGAGTCGCCGGCATCGAGGTCTACACACGCGCGATCGGCACGACCACCGAGCGCGGTCCCTCGCGCGGAGAGATTGCAGTCCGCGACCTCGACGTGCCCGGGAAGCTGGACGAAGGCGAAGCCTTCGACTTGAGAGTCACCATCGACAGCACTCGCGACGCCGATGCGACGTTGCGAGTCTTTCGAAACGATTCGGTCGCAGCGGAGCGAAGCATTCACATCGCAGCGGACGGCGAGAACGTCTTCGTCTTGCCTCAGCGTGTTGAACAAAAGGGCTTTTACACCTATCGCGCGGAAGTCGAAGCCATCGGATCCGACGCTTTTGTCCAGAACAACGCGCGAGAGGCGTTCGCGATAGTCGAGGGCCAGCCGAAAACGCTCTACCTGTACGGCGACGCGCGGCCCTCGCCTGCGGTGGTTCGCGTTCTCGCGGAAGGAAGCTTTGCGGCTGATATGCGAACGGCCCAATCGGCGCCGGCGACGCTTGCCGGGTTTCAGGACTACGACCTGGTGATCTTTGACAACGTGCCGGCTTCGGCCCTGACCGCGGCGCAGATGAAGATGGTTCAGTCATACGTGCGGGATCTGGGCGGCGGGTTCGTTATGATCGGCGGCGATCAAAGCTTCGGCCCTGGCGGTTACTACAAGACGGTCATCGAGGAAACGCTGCCGGTCTCGCTCGACGTGCGCCAGAAGAAACACCTGCCAAGCCTGGCGCTCGCGCTGGTCATCGACAAGTCGGGTTCGATGGCGGGCTCGAAGATGCAACTGACTCAAGAAGCCGCTTCGGCGACCGTCGAATTCTTATCCGATCGCGACTCGGTTGGAGTGATCGCTTTCGACAGCGACCCGTACCCGGTCGTCAACCTCACTAAGGTTGAAGACAAGCAAGCGATCATTCGCCAGATCGGAACGATTCAAGCGCTCGGCGGAACGAACATGCATCCGGGATTGCGAATGGCCCGCGACTGGCTCGAGAAAAGCGATGCTCAAATCAAACACATCATCGTGCTCTCGGATGGAAGGAGCGAGGATGGCGACTTTCGCGCGATCGCGCGCGCGATTCGCGACGCGGGGATGACGTTGACGGCGGTTGCCGTGGGTGACGACGCGGATATTCCGATGATGACGATGCTGGCGGAGATCGGCGGCGGGCGCTTCTATGCGGCCGACCGCCCCGACAACCTGCCGCGCATTTTCACCCGCGAGGCGTCGCTGGCATCGCGCTCGACGATCATCGAGGACCCTTTTGTGCCGAGACTCGTCCGGCCGTCACAAGCAACGAACGGCATTGATTGGAGCGCCGCGCCGCCGCTTGGCGGTTACATCGGAACGGCCGAACGCGATTCGCTGAAGTCGCCGGCAATCACCTCGCTGATCTCAGACAAAGACGATCCGGTGTTCGCGATATGGCAATACGGATTGGGCCGGGCGGCGGCATTCACCTCGGATGCGAAGCCGCGGTGGGCCGCCGGTTGGATGAACTGGCCGGGCTTCGGATCGTTTTGGACGCAAGCTTTCAGAGACACGGTGCGCCGCAAATCGGGCGGCGGACTCACTCCGCGAATCGAGATAACTGCCGGCCGCGGTCACGTGTCGGTTGAAGCAACGGCGCCGGGCGGAGAGTTCAAGAACAATCTTCGACTTCGAACTCATATCGTCGCGCCTGATCTTTCGACGACTGACATCACGCTCGATCAAACCGCGGCGGGTCGCTACGAAGGTGATTTCGCGGCTACCGCTAGCGGAGCTTATCTCGTCAGCGTTTCGGAAGATGACGGCCAGTCCGCAACAACGGCCGGGGCAGTGAATTCGTATTCGCCGGAGTTCAATATTGCTTCGCAGGACGTGGACATGCTTGCGCGTGTCAGCGAGATGACCGGCGGGAGGGTGATCTCTAGCGATGCCGCGAGCGTCGATCTGTTCAAACAGCCTTCGACCAAAACAATCCCGCACGAGATTTGGGAAGCGCTTATGCTCGCGGCGTTGATTCTGTTGCCGGTTGACGTAGGAGTACGACGGGTTCTCATCACTCGCGAGCAGTTGGCTTTTGCGCAGCAATGGATTCAGTCGAAGCTTCGGCGCGGCTCTTCTGCCGAGCCAGATTCTGCCGCGTCGGTTTCGATGGCAAAGCTGAAAGACGCGCGAACTCGAGTAGTGCTGGGCGATGCGCCGGGCAACGAGACGCAGCCGCCGATTGAATCCGCTCGCGAAACCTTGGCCGAGCAAGATTCGAAAGTGCTCGCTTCCGCTGATACCAGCGAACGCACGGAGCCACTCGCCAGCCGGCTGCTCGATGCAAAAAGAAAGAGGCGGGATTGA
- the dut gene encoding dUTP diphosphatase: MIELRIKLLDAGLPMPRYQHAGDAGLDLPSRVDFVLEPGERAMIPTGIAIAIPPGYAGLVLPRSGLASRHGIALVNSPGLVDSGYRGEMSIVMINTDKHEAFHIKRGDRIAQLVIQRVEEVTLIEVDELDDTSRGAGGFGSTGTHHTASE, from the coding sequence ATGATAGAGCTTCGGATCAAACTGCTCGACGCGGGGTTACCGATGCCGCGTTATCAGCACGCAGGCGATGCGGGATTGGATCTGCCGAGCCGCGTCGATTTCGTGCTCGAGCCCGGTGAGCGCGCGATGATACCCACCGGCATCGCCATAGCCATCCCGCCGGGCTATGCCGGACTTGTTCTTCCAAGAAGCGGGCTCGCCTCACGTCACGGCATCGCTTTAGTGAACTCACCTGGGCTGGTGGATTCGGGGTATCGCGGCGAGATGTCAATTGTCATGATCAACACGGACAAGCACGAAGCGTTTCACATCAAACGCGGCGACCGAATCGCTCAGCTCGTGATTCAGAGAGTCGAAGAAGTGACACTGATCGAGGTAGATGAGCTGGACGACACATCGCGCGGCGCGGGCGGCTTCGGAAGCACCGGCACCCACCACACTGCATCTGAATAA